One Leptospira meyeri genomic region harbors:
- a CDS encoding 1-acyl-sn-glycerol-3-phosphate acyltransferase, which produces MSIKSFIPAKFNLPALWFTDLTLPVLNKMLYNLESIEISETDQKTLKTFQKERLLYISNHPTTKEPGIAYHAANIMGSRFHYMAAREVFEWGFGFVGDFIQSIGAYSVLAGAPDRESLKASREILASPGGKLALFPEGEPTSGMNDTLLPFQPGVAQLGFWGLEDAKKKDPDAKIWILPTFVKYRMTGSISSMQKDIDLAITKMEEKLGITKTGKDILHRFLSVGKRMIEREEKEYGVPVEESRADDFDYRLGRMRHAMLDNIARKAKIPKWDADANAIEKLRRILSVLEMVSVGMPDPNGELPSLEMATWAKQAATKAYDFITIQTAYIKELPSAERLYEFLYRYENELFGEFKPRPHKAVVRFGTPFTINEYLSSYKEDKKKTLDIITERLRKELETMLVEEKSKSNPLFPSQYIF; this is translated from the coding sequence ATGTCAATCAAATCCTTTATCCCTGCAAAGTTCAATCTTCCCGCTTTATGGTTTACGGATCTGACTCTTCCGGTTCTCAACAAAATGCTCTACAATCTTGAATCCATCGAGATATCTGAAACCGACCAAAAGACATTAAAAACCTTTCAAAAAGAACGACTCCTTTATATTTCCAATCATCCCACAACCAAAGAACCTGGAATTGCCTATCATGCAGCAAACATCATGGGTTCAAGGTTTCATTACATGGCAGCAAGAGAGGTCTTCGAATGGGGATTTGGGTTTGTTGGAGACTTCATCCAGTCGATTGGAGCTTACTCTGTGTTAGCTGGTGCACCAGACCGTGAATCCCTTAAAGCTTCAAGAGAAATTCTCGCATCGCCTGGAGGTAAACTTGCCCTATTCCCAGAAGGAGAACCCACCAGCGGAATGAATGATACCCTACTTCCTTTCCAACCGGGAGTGGCCCAACTCGGATTTTGGGGACTCGAAGATGCAAAGAAAAAAGACCCAGATGCTAAGATATGGATTCTGCCCACCTTTGTTAAGTACAGAATGACCGGTTCCATCAGTTCCATGCAAAAAGACATCGATTTAGCGATCACTAAAATGGAAGAAAAATTAGGGATCACAAAAACAGGGAAAGATATCCTCCATAGATTTTTATCGGTGGGGAAACGAATGATTGAAAGGGAAGAAAAAGAATATGGAGTTCCTGTCGAAGAAAGCAGAGCAGATGATTTTGATTACCGATTGGGAAGGATGCGCCATGCCATGCTCGACAATATTGCAAGAAAGGCCAAAATTCCCAAATGGGACGCTGACGCAAATGCCATCGAAAAACTGAGAAGGATTCTTAGTGTACTCGAAATGGTTTCTGTCGGAATGCCCGATCCAAATGGAGAACTCCCAAGCCTAGAAATGGCAACTTGGGCCAAACAAGCGGCCACCAAAGCCTATGATTTTATCACCATCCAAACGGCTTATATCAAAGAATTACCGAGCGCAGAGCGTCTTTATGAGTTTTTATATCGTTATGAAAACGAACTTTTTGGTGAATTTAAACCCCGGCCTCACAAAGCAGTTGTTAGATTTGGAACCCCATTTACGATCAATGAGTATTTAAGTTCCTATAAAGAAGACAAAAAGAAAACACTAGATATCATTACGGAACGTCTAAGAAAGGAGTTAGAAACAATGCTTGTGGAAGAAAAATCAAAATCCAACCCACTCTTCCCTAGCCAATATATTTTTTGA
- the lmtA gene encoding lipid A Kdo2 1-phosphate O-methyltransferase gives MALIEELNQQGNFLFRWRSYIPGVILFLSLLYLPYVPYFRGNYESNLYWLSGAFLVSFAGLFVRCFTIGYTPKNTSGRNTKQQVADVVNQSGIYSLVRHPLYVGNFLMYLGPVFILRDFAFALVYIMFFYLYYERIIFAEEYFLRGKFAEGYLKWADKTPAFIPRLSGYKKPNLSFSFRNIWKREYPSLFGIIVVFTVFDLIQVYYQEPALHTVDITGIWKPFHTWFFGFGFVFYVVTRLIVKTTKLLEVEGR, from the coding sequence ATGGCACTTATAGAAGAACTCAACCAACAAGGCAATTTTCTCTTCCGATGGCGCTCCTACATCCCAGGAGTCATTTTGTTTCTTTCCTTACTGTATCTACCGTACGTCCCTTATTTCCGAGGGAACTACGAATCCAATTTGTATTGGTTATCTGGTGCATTTTTAGTCAGTTTTGCAGGACTTTTTGTTAGATGTTTTACGATCGGATACACTCCTAAAAATACTTCTGGTAGAAATACAAAACAACAAGTGGCAGATGTTGTGAACCAATCAGGAATTTACTCACTAGTCAGACACCCGTTATATGTAGGGAATTTTCTTATGTATCTTGGCCCGGTTTTTATCCTTAGGGATTTTGCTTTTGCGCTCGTATACATCATGTTTTTCTACTTGTATTACGAAAGAATCATTTTCGCAGAAGAATACTTCTTACGTGGTAAATTTGCGGAAGGTTATTTGAAATGGGCGGACAAAACTCCTGCTTTTATACCGAGACTTTCTGGATATAAAAAACCAAATTTAAGTTTTTCTTTCCGTAATATTTGGAAACGAGAATATCCCAGTTTATTTGGAATCATTGTTGTGTTTACAGTTTTTGATTTGATCCAAGTATATTATCAAGAACCAGCACTTCATACTGTAGACATTACTGGAATTTGGAAACCATTCCACACTTGGTTTTTTGGCTTTGGATTTGTTTTTTATGTTGTCACTCGTCTCATCGTAAAGACCACCAAACTTCTCGAAGTCGAAGGTAGATAA